In one Vidua chalybeata isolate OUT-0048 chromosome 4, bVidCha1 merged haplotype, whole genome shotgun sequence genomic region, the following are encoded:
- the SMARCA5 gene encoding SWI/SNF-related matrix-associated actin-dependent regulator of chromatin subfamily A member 5 isoform X2, whose protein sequence is MSAGQPPQPDEPPAPPLPPGANAGEAAGTGPPCAAGLAGGDMKMEESFDDASPAKQKEIQETDPTYEEKMQTDRANRFEYLLKQTELFAHFIQPAAQKTPTSPLKMKPGRPRIKKDEKQNLLSAGDYRHRRTEQEEDEELLTESSKTTNVCTRFEESPSYVKWGKLRDYQIRGLNWLISLYENGINGILADEMGLGKTLQTISLLGYMKHYRNIPGPHMVLVPKSTLQNWMNEFKRWVPTLRAVCLIGDKDQRAAFVRDVLLPGEWDVCVTSYEMLIKEKSVFKKFNWRYLVIDEAHRIKNEKSKLSEIVREFKTTNRLLLTGTPLQNNLHELWALLNFLLPDVFNSAEDFDSWFDTNNCLGDQKLVERLHMVLRPFLLRRIKADVEKSLPPKKEVKIYVGLSKMQREWYTRILMKDIDILNSAGKLDKMRLLNILMQLRKCCNHPYLFDGAEPGPPYTTDMHLVTNSGKMVVLDKLLPKLKEQGSRVLIFSQMTRVLDILEDYCMWRNYEYCRLDGQTPHNERQASINAFNDPDSSKFVFMLSTRAGGLGINLATADVVILYDSDWNPQVDLQAMDRAHRIGQTKTVRVFRFITDNTVEERIVERAEMKLRLDSIVIQQGKLVDQNLNKLGKDEMLQMIRHGATHVFASKDSEITDEDIDHILERGAKKTAEMNEKLSKMGESSLRNFTMDTESSVYNFEGEDYREKQKLAFTEWIEPPKRERKANYAVDAYFREALRVSEPKAPKAPRPPKQPNVQDFQFFPPRLFELLEKEILYYRKTIGYKVPRNPDLPNAAQAQKEEQLKIDEAEPLNDEELEEKEKLLTQGFTNWNKRDFNQFIKANEKWGRDDIENIAREVEGKTPEEVIEYSAVFWERCNELQDIEKIMAQIERGEARIQRRISIKKALDTKIGRYKAPFHQLRISYGTNKGKNYTEEEDRFLICMLHKLGFDKENVYDELRQCIRNSPQFRFDWFLKSRTAMELQRRCNTLITLIERENMELEEKEKAEKKKRGPKPSSAQKRKMDGTPDGRGRKKKLKL, encoded by the exons CAAACAGACAGAGCAAACAGATTTGAGTATCTATTGAAGCAGACTGAGCTCTTTGCTCATTTCATTCAGCCGGCTGCTCAGAAAACTCCAACTTcacctttaaaaatgaaacctgGACGTCCACGAATAAAGAAGGATGAGAAACAGAATTTACTGTCAGCTGGCGA CTATCGGCACCGTAGAACAGAgcaggaagaggatgaggagctgTTAACAGAAAGCTCCAAGACAACAAATGTCTGCACTCGATTTGAAGAATCTCCATCAT ATGTGAAATGGGGAAAGCTGCGTGATTACCAGATCCGAGGACTGAACTGGCTTATTTCTCTGTATGAAAATGGCATCAACGGCATCCTGGCAGATGAAATG GGTCTTGGGAAGACACTGCAAACAATTTCTCTTCTTGGCTATATGAAACACTACAGAAACATTCCTGGACCTCACATGGTGTTAGTTCCTAAGTCCACTCTGCAGAACTGGATGAATGAATTCAAGAGATGGGTGCCAACACTTCGAGCAGTTTGTTTGATTGGTGACAAAGACCAGCGA GCTGCCTTTGTGAGAGATgtgttgctgcctggagaatgGGATGTCTGTGTAACATCATATGAAATGCTTATCAAAGAGAAGTCAGTTTTCAAAAAGTTCAACTGGAGATACCTTGTTATAGATGAGGCCCACaggattaaaaatgaaaaatcaaag TTATCAGAAATTGTGAGGGAATTCAAGACTACCAACCGGCTGCTATTAACTGGAACTCCACTTCAGAACAATTTACATGAACTCTGGGCACTTCTCAACTTCCTTTTGCCAGATGTCTTTAACTCAGCTGAA GATTTTGATTCGTGGTTTGATACCAACAACTGTCTAGGGGATCAAAAACTGGTGGAGCGCCTTCATATG GTGCTACGACCGTTCCTTCTCCGTCGCATCAAGGCTGATGTGGAGAAAAGCTTGCCTCCAAAGAAGGAAGTTAAAATTTATGTGGGCCTCAGCAAAATGCAGCGAGAATG GTATACCCGAATCCTGATGAAGGATATAGATATCCTGAACTCAGCTGGGAAGCTGGACAAGATGAGACTGCTGAACATCCTGATGCAGCTGCGAAAATGCTGCAATCACCCATACCTCTTTgatggagcagagcctggcccaCCTTACACAACAGACATGCATTTGGTCACTAACAGTGGCAAAATGGTAGTTCTGGACAAATTGCTACCTAAGTTGAAAGAGCAAG GCTCAAGGGTTCTAATCTTCAGTCAGATGACAAGAGTTCTAGATATCTTGGAAGATTACTGTATGTGGAGGAATTATGAATATTGCAGACTGGATGGACAAACTCCTCACAATGAGCGGCAG gCTTCCATTAATGCATTCAATGATCCTGACAGCTCAAAATTTGTGTTCATGTTGAGTACACGAGCAGGAGGTCTTGGAATCAATCTGGCTACTGCTGATGTTGTAATTCTCTATGATTCAGACTGGAATCCACAAGTAGACCTCCAGGCTATG GATCGAGCACACAGAATTGGCCAGACCAAGACTGTCCGGGTGTTCAGGTTTATTACAGACAATACCGTGGAGGAAAGGATAGTGGAACGTGCAGAAATGAAACTCCGCCTGGATTCCATAGTCATCCAGCAAGGCAA ATTGGTGGATCAAAACCTGAACAAACTTGGAAAGGATGAAATGCTGCAAATGATCAGGCATGGAGCGACACACGTGTTTGCCTCAAAGGATAGTGAGATTACAGATGAAGATATTGATCACATTTTGGAAAGAGGGGCAAAGAAG ACTGCGGAAATGAACGAAAAGCTTTCAAAGATGGGTGAAAGCTCCCTTAGGAATTTTACTATGGATACTGAATCTAGCGTGTATAATTTTGAAGGGGAAGactacagagaaaaacagaag ttgGCATTTACAGAGTGGATTGAACCAcctaaaagagaaagaaaagccaatTATGCTGTGGATGCTTACTTCAGAGAGGCTCTTCGAGTCAGTGAACCAAAAGCACCCAAG GCTCCACGGCCTCCAAAACAGCCAAATGTACAGGACTTCCAGTTCTTTCCTCCTCGCCTGTTTGAACTATTGGAAAAGGAGATTCTCTACTATAGGAAAACAATTGGTTACAAG GTACCTCGTAATCCTGATCTCCCAAATGCAGCCCAAGCACAAAAGGAAGAGCAACTTAAGATTGATGAGGCTGAACCTCTTAATGATGAAGAactagaagaaaaagagaaacttcTAACCCAG GGCTTCACTAACTGGAATAAGAGAGATTTCAACCAGTTCATCAAAGCCAATGAGAAGTGGGGCCGTGATGACATTGAAAATATAGCACGAGAAGTCGAAGGAAAAACCCCAGAGGAAGTCATTGAGTATTCAG CTGTGTTCTGGGAAAGATGCAATGAACTCCAAGACATAGAGAAGATCATGGCTCAGATTGAAAGAGGAGAAGCCAGAATTCAGAGACGAATCAGCATAAAAAAGGCTCTCGATACAAAG ATTGGGAGATATAAAGCCCCTTTCCACCAACTAAGAATATCCTATGGTACTAATAAAGGGAAGAATTACACTGAAGAGGAGGATCGCTTCCTAATCTGTATGCTTCACAAACTAGGATTTGATAAAGAAAATGTCTATGATGAATTAAGACAATGTATCCGAAACTCGCCGCAATTCAGATTTGACTGGTTTCTCAAGTCCAGAACTGCAATg GAGCTGCAAAGGAGGTGTAATACTTTAATCACTCTcattgaaagagaaaacatggaactggaagaaaaggaaaaggcagaaaagaagaaacGTGGACCAAAACCATCTTCG GCACAGAAGCGCAAAATGGATGGCACTCCTGATGGGCgtgggagaaaaaagaagctaAAGCTGtga
- the SMARCA5 gene encoding SWI/SNF-related matrix-associated actin-dependent regulator of chromatin subfamily A member 5 isoform X1, which translates to MSAGQPPQPDEPPAPPLPPGANAGEAAGTGPPCAAGLAGGDMKMEESFDDASPAKQKEIQETDPTYEEKMQTDRANRFEYLLKQTELFAHFIQPAAQKTPTSPLKMKPGRPRIKKDEKQNLLSAGDYRHRRTEQEEDEELLTESSKTTNVCTRFEESPSYVKWGKLRDYQIRGLNWLISLYENGINGILADEMGLGKTLQTISLLGYMKHYRNIPGPHMVLVPKSTLQNWMNEFKRWVPTLRAVCLIGDKDQRAAFVRDVLLPGEWDVCVTSYEMLIKEKSVFKKFNWRYLVIDEAHRIKNEKSKLSEIVREFKTTNRLLLTGTPLQNNLHELWALLNFLLPDVFNSAEDFDSWFDTNNCLGDQKLVERLHMVLRPFLLRRIKADVEKSLPPKKEVKIYVGLSKMQREWYTRILMKDIDILNSAGKLDKMRLLNILMQLRKCCNHPYLFDGAEPGPPYTTDMHLVTNSGKMVVLDKLLPKLKEQGSRVLIFSQMTRVLDILEDYCMWRNYEYCRLDGQTPHNERQASINAFNDPDSSKFVFMLSTRAGGLGINLATADVVILYDSDWNPQVDLQAMDRAHRIGQTKTVRVFRFITDNTVEERIVERAEMKLRLDSIVIQQGKLVDQNLNKLGKDEMLQMIRHGATHVFASKDSEITDEDIDHILERGAKKTAEMNEKLSKMGESSLRNFTMDTESSVYNFEGEDYREKQKLAFTEWIEPPKRERKANYAVDAYFREALRVSEPKAPKAPRPPKQPNVQDFQFFPPRLFELLEKEILYYRKTIGYKVPRNPDLPNAAQAQKEEQLKIDEAEPLNDEELEEKEKLLTQGFTNWNKRDFNQFIKANEKWGRDDIENIAREVEGKTPEEVIEYSAVFWERCNELQDIEKIMAQIERGEARIQRRISIKKALDTKELQRRCNTLITLIERENMELEEKEKAEKKKRGPKPSSAQKRKMDGTPDGRGRKKKLKL; encoded by the exons CAAACAGACAGAGCAAACAGATTTGAGTATCTATTGAAGCAGACTGAGCTCTTTGCTCATTTCATTCAGCCGGCTGCTCAGAAAACTCCAACTTcacctttaaaaatgaaacctgGACGTCCACGAATAAAGAAGGATGAGAAACAGAATTTACTGTCAGCTGGCGA CTATCGGCACCGTAGAACAGAgcaggaagaggatgaggagctgTTAACAGAAAGCTCCAAGACAACAAATGTCTGCACTCGATTTGAAGAATCTCCATCAT ATGTGAAATGGGGAAAGCTGCGTGATTACCAGATCCGAGGACTGAACTGGCTTATTTCTCTGTATGAAAATGGCATCAACGGCATCCTGGCAGATGAAATG GGTCTTGGGAAGACACTGCAAACAATTTCTCTTCTTGGCTATATGAAACACTACAGAAACATTCCTGGACCTCACATGGTGTTAGTTCCTAAGTCCACTCTGCAGAACTGGATGAATGAATTCAAGAGATGGGTGCCAACACTTCGAGCAGTTTGTTTGATTGGTGACAAAGACCAGCGA GCTGCCTTTGTGAGAGATgtgttgctgcctggagaatgGGATGTCTGTGTAACATCATATGAAATGCTTATCAAAGAGAAGTCAGTTTTCAAAAAGTTCAACTGGAGATACCTTGTTATAGATGAGGCCCACaggattaaaaatgaaaaatcaaag TTATCAGAAATTGTGAGGGAATTCAAGACTACCAACCGGCTGCTATTAACTGGAACTCCACTTCAGAACAATTTACATGAACTCTGGGCACTTCTCAACTTCCTTTTGCCAGATGTCTTTAACTCAGCTGAA GATTTTGATTCGTGGTTTGATACCAACAACTGTCTAGGGGATCAAAAACTGGTGGAGCGCCTTCATATG GTGCTACGACCGTTCCTTCTCCGTCGCATCAAGGCTGATGTGGAGAAAAGCTTGCCTCCAAAGAAGGAAGTTAAAATTTATGTGGGCCTCAGCAAAATGCAGCGAGAATG GTATACCCGAATCCTGATGAAGGATATAGATATCCTGAACTCAGCTGGGAAGCTGGACAAGATGAGACTGCTGAACATCCTGATGCAGCTGCGAAAATGCTGCAATCACCCATACCTCTTTgatggagcagagcctggcccaCCTTACACAACAGACATGCATTTGGTCACTAACAGTGGCAAAATGGTAGTTCTGGACAAATTGCTACCTAAGTTGAAAGAGCAAG GCTCAAGGGTTCTAATCTTCAGTCAGATGACAAGAGTTCTAGATATCTTGGAAGATTACTGTATGTGGAGGAATTATGAATATTGCAGACTGGATGGACAAACTCCTCACAATGAGCGGCAG gCTTCCATTAATGCATTCAATGATCCTGACAGCTCAAAATTTGTGTTCATGTTGAGTACACGAGCAGGAGGTCTTGGAATCAATCTGGCTACTGCTGATGTTGTAATTCTCTATGATTCAGACTGGAATCCACAAGTAGACCTCCAGGCTATG GATCGAGCACACAGAATTGGCCAGACCAAGACTGTCCGGGTGTTCAGGTTTATTACAGACAATACCGTGGAGGAAAGGATAGTGGAACGTGCAGAAATGAAACTCCGCCTGGATTCCATAGTCATCCAGCAAGGCAA ATTGGTGGATCAAAACCTGAACAAACTTGGAAAGGATGAAATGCTGCAAATGATCAGGCATGGAGCGACACACGTGTTTGCCTCAAAGGATAGTGAGATTACAGATGAAGATATTGATCACATTTTGGAAAGAGGGGCAAAGAAG ACTGCGGAAATGAACGAAAAGCTTTCAAAGATGGGTGAAAGCTCCCTTAGGAATTTTACTATGGATACTGAATCTAGCGTGTATAATTTTGAAGGGGAAGactacagagaaaaacagaag ttgGCATTTACAGAGTGGATTGAACCAcctaaaagagaaagaaaagccaatTATGCTGTGGATGCTTACTTCAGAGAGGCTCTTCGAGTCAGTGAACCAAAAGCACCCAAG GCTCCACGGCCTCCAAAACAGCCAAATGTACAGGACTTCCAGTTCTTTCCTCCTCGCCTGTTTGAACTATTGGAAAAGGAGATTCTCTACTATAGGAAAACAATTGGTTACAAG GTACCTCGTAATCCTGATCTCCCAAATGCAGCCCAAGCACAAAAGGAAGAGCAACTTAAGATTGATGAGGCTGAACCTCTTAATGATGAAGAactagaagaaaaagagaaacttcTAACCCAG GGCTTCACTAACTGGAATAAGAGAGATTTCAACCAGTTCATCAAAGCCAATGAGAAGTGGGGCCGTGATGACATTGAAAATATAGCACGAGAAGTCGAAGGAAAAACCCCAGAGGAAGTCATTGAGTATTCAG CTGTGTTCTGGGAAAGATGCAATGAACTCCAAGACATAGAGAAGATCATGGCTCAGATTGAAAGAGGAGAAGCCAGAATTCAGAGACGAATCAGCATAAAAAAGGCTCTCGATACAAAG GAGCTGCAAAGGAGGTGTAATACTTTAATCACTCTcattgaaagagaaaacatggaactggaagaaaaggaaaaggcagaaaagaagaaacGTGGACCAAAACCATCTTCG GCACAGAAGCGCAAAATGGATGGCACTCCTGATGGGCgtgggagaaaaaagaagctaAAGCTGtga